Proteins encoded in a region of the Paenibacillus sp. W2I17 genome:
- a CDS encoding AIM24 family protein yields MNIHLNNAEAGGAGQVVTFSLIKDDRLHILHPQQIVAFRGPSGSRNDKFMNITGIYRKKKLIKSEITGPCQFVAALPPGFTMKEVELTEDSDLLYDFRHLFFYSDGVTMHTKIQKIKNMLITRDAVKMKFSGKGKIGLLTQGQVCQQELHPTAPLYVDAGSIIAYPENAHLELTVYGNNLASQHMNYHWKMTGHGSVLFQAGRENHRLEQDLNDEGLFKRILKEVIPFGNVLIK; encoded by the coding sequence ATGAACATACACCTGAACAATGCTGAAGCAGGCGGAGCAGGACAAGTCGTCACATTTTCACTGATTAAAGATGACCGCCTTCATATTTTGCATCCGCAGCAAATTGTGGCCTTCCGCGGTCCAAGTGGGAGTCGCAATGACAAATTCATGAATATCACGGGCATATATCGCAAAAAAAAGCTGATTAAATCCGAAATCACCGGACCTTGCCAATTTGTGGCCGCCCTGCCTCCCGGATTCACCATGAAGGAAGTGGAGCTCACGGAGGATAGTGATCTGCTCTATGACTTCCGCCACCTGTTCTTCTACTCTGATGGTGTAACCATGCATACCAAAATTCAGAAAATCAAAAACATGCTGATCACCCGCGATGCAGTGAAAATGAAATTTTCCGGCAAAGGCAAAATCGGATTACTCACCCAAGGTCAAGTCTGCCAGCAGGAACTGCATCCGACAGCCCCGCTCTATGTGGATGCTGGCAGCATTATTGCCTATCCCGAAAATGCACATCTGGAACTCACCGTATATGGTAACAACCTTGCCAGTCAGCATATGAATTATCATTGGAAGATGACAGGACATGGATCTGTGCTCTTTCAGGCTGGACGTGAGAATCACCGCTTGGAACAGGATCTTAACGATGAGGGACTGTTCAAACGAATTCTGAAAGAAGTTATCCCCTTTGGCAATGTACTGATCAAATAA